From a single Nostoc sp. MS1 genomic region:
- a CDS encoding carbohydrate-binding protein: MLSLSTIATSLKNRYDLKILFKNKSRLSETQFADLIDSTLNKKEDKFYGVWQKGRTYSPGDVVYYQGVLWEVQAATEICAKDNEEPGTCSNWKSHVNELEQKVNKLDKNLTTLNTAFTTYQQQMELRLDKLLKYITLLSLGVAIALLWLVIESIDYLFSFAA; the protein is encoded by the coding sequence ATGTTGAGTTTATCTACTATTGCTACAAGTTTAAAGAATCGCTACGACTTAAAGATTTTATTCAAAAATAAAAGTCGGCTATCAGAAACTCAGTTTGCTGATTTGATTGACTCGACTTTAAATAAAAAAGAAGATAAGTTTTATGGAGTTTGGCAAAAGGGAAGAACATATTCCCCAGGCGATGTAGTTTATTACCAAGGTGTTTTGTGGGAAGTACAAGCAGCAACAGAAATTTGTGCTAAAGACAATGAAGAACCAGGGACATGTAGTAATTGGAAATCCCATGTTAACGAATTAGAACAGAAAGTAAATAAACTTGATAAGAATTTAACAACTCTGAATACAGCATTTACTACATATCAACAACAGATGGAATTACGTTTAGACAAACTACTCAAATATATAACATTACTTAGTTTGGGAGTAGCGATCGCGCTTTTGTGGTTGGTGATTGAATCCATTGATTACCT